The following proteins come from a genomic window of Candidatus Bathyarchaeia archaeon:
- the nrdD gene encoding anaerobic ribonucleoside-triphosphate reductase produces the protein MELIPVALLAIGQDSQVLEAAASPVRLQILKLLSSKGPMPYSEIMFSLKFNPMRDAGKFVYHLKSLTNAGLLRLDKESKKYEVTELGRMVVEFARDVSGYLLAKSGRLFVRTSDLAIEEFERDKIVKALVEEANMPLKVARDIAEEAEERLLSSKTTYLTAPLIREFINAILIEKGLEEYRHKLTRLGMPVFDVTRLMIGPSSSQSVGTIKERAGNRVMEEYTLLSALPRSVADSHLSGNIHLDCLGDWILRPEEFAGDLRTFLRLGLPFTKPPKDFGSALQTIAALARASSEEVSKEAFFPMFNIFMAPFAEGVSDGDLEEAIYFFLNGLRWDLLSYNPRGKISFGLDLSIPSFLADVDAIGPGGRISGRYSDYRGEAHRIFEHILASLAKSSQHRPAFSPRFVIGLRPSDLKSPRLKELLAKALDLANRYGLLYFSLSSEEERISRAPSGSRLSDDWSGNWEVDCLKSGIIGSAFINLPRIAYEARGNDERFMDLLSDRFGECVEALRIKSDGIGRRRKEGFFPLLASKMRNFVMEGGVHLVGLIGLYEAVKAHTGSAIPRDKGSMKFALKVLEHLKGLSKSHSEELELRISIAQRGCPDGSSRLARLDLGSYGVSTISVEGPKKHPRYTDVPTMPLTLKISLKERAESEAMFQKALPGGHFLQICLDPGEKGTKGLCGFVESASGFDLRFFAFGRSLTYCGACAKSFLGIFSKCPACEGGDVEVFAMESSEYIPLRLWNDATKRELGRRVLYLLSGAGKGGEDLG, from the coding sequence GTGGAGCTCATCCCGGTGGCCCTCTTGGCGATAGGGCAGGATTCCCAAGTGCTCGAGGCGGCGGCGTCCCCGGTAAGACTTCAAATACTCAAATTGTTATCCAGCAAAGGCCCAATGCCCTACTCGGAGATAATGTTCTCGCTTAAGTTTAATCCAATGAGGGATGCGGGGAAATTCGTCTACCATTTGAAGAGCTTGACTAACGCTGGATTGCTCCGGTTGGATAAGGAGTCGAAGAAGTATGAGGTCACGGAGCTCGGGAGGATGGTCGTAGAGTTCGCGAGAGATGTGAGCGGATATCTCCTAGCCAAGAGCGGAAGGCTCTTCGTCAGGACCTCGGATCTGGCTATCGAGGAGTTTGAGAGGGATAAGATCGTCAAGGCCCTTGTCGAGGAGGCCAATATGCCGCTGAAAGTGGCACGGGACATCGCTGAGGAGGCCGAGGAGCGCCTCCTGAGCTCCAAGACGACCTATTTGACGGCTCCCCTAATAAGGGAGTTCATCAATGCCATACTCATAGAGAAGGGACTGGAGGAGTATAGGCATAAACTGACTAGGCTCGGGATGCCCGTCTTCGACGTCACCCGCCTCATGATAGGGCCGAGCTCCTCCCAAAGCGTGGGGACTATTAAGGAAAGAGCGGGAAATCGCGTCATGGAGGAATATACGCTTCTGAGCGCTCTTCCGAGATCGGTCGCTGATTCCCACCTCTCTGGGAACATACACCTCGATTGCCTCGGGGATTGGATCCTGAGGCCGGAGGAGTTTGCGGGGGATTTGAGGACCTTTCTCAGGCTTGGGTTGCCGTTCACTAAGCCCCCCAAGGATTTCGGCTCAGCGCTCCAAACGATCGCTGCGTTGGCGAGGGCATCCTCCGAGGAGGTTTCAAAGGAAGCTTTCTTCCCAATGTTTAACATCTTCATGGCCCCCTTCGCCGAAGGGGTCTCGGATGGGGATCTAGAGGAGGCGATTTACTTCTTTCTGAACGGCCTTAGGTGGGATCTGCTCTCATACAACCCAAGGGGCAAGATCTCCTTTGGGTTAGATCTCTCCATCCCCTCATTTTTAGCGGATGTCGATGCTATAGGACCCGGGGGGCGGATATCCGGTCGATACTCAGATTATAGGGGGGAGGCCCATAGGATATTCGAGCATATCTTGGCGAGCCTCGCGAAATCCTCCCAGCATAGGCCGGCCTTCAGTCCGCGTTTTGTCATAGGCCTCAGGCCATCCGATCTCAAGAGCCCGCGTTTGAAGGAATTATTGGCCAAGGCCTTGGATTTGGCCAATAGATATGGATTGCTGTATTTCTCACTATCCTCGGAGGAGGAGCGCATCTCAAGAGCGCCCTCGGGGTCGAGGCTATCCGATGATTGGAGTGGGAATTGGGAAGTAGATTGCCTCAAGTCTGGGATCATCGGATCGGCCTTCATAAATCTACCGAGGATCGCCTATGAGGCAAGGGGTAATGATGAGAGGTTCATGGATCTGCTCTCGGATAGGTTCGGGGAGTGCGTGGAGGCCCTCAGGATAAAGAGCGATGGTATTGGGAGAAGGCGTAAGGAGGGGTTCTTCCCGTTATTGGCCAGCAAGATGCGTAACTTCGTCATGGAGGGGGGAGTCCATCTTGTGGGCCTCATTGGGCTCTACGAAGCTGTCAAGGCCCATACGGGCTCCGCGATCCCAAGGGATAAGGGCTCCATGAAGTTCGCGCTTAAGGTTCTGGAGCACTTAAAGGGCCTATCCAAGAGCCATTCTGAGGAGCTGGAGCTGAGGATCTCGATCGCCCAGAGGGGGTGCCCCGATGGGAGCTCGAGGCTCGCAAGGCTAGACCTAGGCTCCTACGGGGTTTCGACTATAAGCGTCGAGGGGCCAAAAAAACATCCAAGGTACACCGACGTCCCCACAATGCCCCTGACCCTGAAGATTTCGCTCAAGGAAAGGGCAGAATCGGAGGCGATGTTCCAGAAGGCCTTACCCGGGGGGCATTTCCTTCAAATATGCTTGGATCCTGGGGAGAAGGGGACAAAGGGACTCTGCGGCTTCGTTGAAAGCGCCTCCGGATTCGATCTGAGGTTCTTCGCCTTCGGGAGGTCCCTGACCTATTGCGGGGCATGCGCCAAGTCCTTCTTAGGGATCTTCTCGAAATGCCCGGCTTGTGAAGGTGGGGATGTGGAGGTGTTCGCGATGGAATCGAGCGA
- a CDS encoding preprotein translocase subunit Sec61beta, translating to MSKKREESARMPATSAGLLRFFEDESLGIKIRPEMVLIIAGALIALSLISVLMP from the coding sequence ATGAGCAAGAAGAGGGAGGAATCGGCTCGAATGCCGGCGACGAGCGCCGGGCTGCTGAGGTTCTTCGAGGATGAAAGCCTAGGAATAAAGATAAGGCCAGAGATGGTTCTGATAATTGCGGGGGCCCTCATAGCCCTGAGCTTGATATCCGTCCTAATGCCTTAG
- the albA gene encoding DNA-binding protein Alba — protein MVENIVKVGKKPTMNYVVACVTILNSGAKELTVRARGQAISKAVDAVETLRRAFIKDIKIESVKIGSEEITFPDGTKSNTSVIEILIKK, from the coding sequence ATGGTCGAGAACATCGTGAAGGTCGGCAAGAAGCCAACGATGAACTATGTGGTGGCCTGCGTCACCATACTCAACTCGGGAGCGAAGGAATTGACCGTGAGGGCTAGGGGGCAAGCGATATCGAAGGCGGTCGATGCCGTCGAGACCCTGAGGAGGGCATTCATAAAGGACATAAAAATAGAATCCGTCAAAATAGGGTCCGAGGAGATAACGTTCCCGGATGGGACCAAGTCTAATACATCGGTTATAGAGATCCTGATCAAAAAGTGA
- the iorA gene encoding indolepyruvate ferredoxin oxidoreductase subunit alpha gives MPKLANSKVLAEGKPGSKQLLLGNEAIARGLIEGGVSVATTYPGTPASEIVDSLAAIAEEVGIYVEYSTNEKVALEVAAGASLSGLRSSTSMKMVGLNVAADALMTLGYLGVRGGMVIITADDPNCHSSQNEQDNRYYALMANIPCLEPSDPQEAKDMVLDAYRISEELELPILYRSVTRLSHSRRPVVFGEVGRPRKAEFKKDYERFVMVPSNARVRHVALLEKMESAKRISDTSSYNKRLGDGEFGIITSGNAFNYVMDAIGAIGADASVLKIGMIHPLPERRVLEFLADYETVLVIEELEPFLEMGIRALANKHSLGTKILGKEELRLPRHGELSIKQVALAISKALGRDPGVKFENPEISKLILEIPARPPILCPGCPHRASFYAIKASGIGDAIFITDIGCYALGSLPPLSVGDVLLCMGASAGLSAGVSKATGKPVVGIVGDSTFFHASIPALINAVYNHHRFVYVVLDNMTTAMTNFQPHPGSGLDSLGRPSKRILIEDVARGCGVELVRVIDPFDLKSAVGALKEALAFKGPSVVIFRRECAILEAKRAGGRPSYVIDEAKCTRCLLCINRFGCPAIMLEKGPSIDPSLCNGCGFCAKVCPQGAIGVLGDED, from the coding sequence GTGCCAAAGTTGGCGAATTCAAAGGTGCTGGCGGAGGGGAAGCCCGGCTCGAAGCAACTCCTGCTCGGGAATGAGGCCATCGCTAGGGGACTCATCGAGGGAGGCGTCAGCGTCGCTACGACCTATCCCGGGACCCCCGCATCCGAGATTGTGGATAGCTTGGCGGCCATCGCCGAAGAGGTTGGCATCTATGTAGAGTATTCCACGAACGAGAAGGTGGCATTGGAGGTCGCCGCAGGGGCTTCACTATCCGGGCTCAGGTCATCGACCTCGATGAAAATGGTCGGTCTAAACGTGGCCGCGGATGCCCTCATGACCTTGGGGTATTTGGGAGTAAGGGGCGGTATGGTGATCATAACCGCGGACGATCCCAATTGCCATAGCTCGCAGAACGAGCAGGACAACCGATACTACGCGCTGATGGCCAATATTCCATGCTTAGAGCCCTCGGATCCCCAAGAGGCTAAGGATATGGTGCTGGATGCCTACCGGATTTCGGAGGAGTTGGAGCTGCCGATATTGTACAGATCGGTTACGAGGCTGAGCCATAGCAGGAGGCCGGTGGTCTTTGGGGAGGTTGGGAGGCCCAGAAAGGCGGAGTTCAAGAAGGATTACGAGAGGTTCGTCATGGTCCCCTCGAATGCTAGGGTAAGGCACGTGGCCCTATTGGAGAAGATGGAGTCGGCTAAGAGGATCTCGGACACTTCCTCTTATAACAAGAGGCTTGGGGATGGGGAATTCGGAATAATCACCTCCGGGAATGCCTTCAATTACGTCATGGACGCTATCGGAGCCATCGGGGCTGATGCCTCAGTCCTTAAAATTGGGATGATACATCCCCTGCCCGAGAGGAGAGTTTTGGAGTTCTTAGCCGATTACGAAACCGTTTTGGTGATCGAGGAATTGGAGCCCTTCTTGGAGATGGGCATCAGGGCTTTGGCTAACAAACACTCCCTAGGGACCAAGATCCTCGGAAAGGAGGAGCTCCGCCTTCCTAGGCATGGGGAGCTCTCCATCAAGCAAGTGGCCTTAGCAATCTCCAAGGCCCTCGGGAGAGATCCGGGGGTTAAGTTCGAGAACCCTGAGATCTCGAAGCTCATTTTGGAAATCCCCGCTAGGCCGCCGATCCTATGCCCGGGATGCCCCCATAGGGCCTCATTCTATGCCATAAAGGCATCGGGCATAGGCGATGCGATTTTCATCACCGATATAGGCTGCTATGCCTTGGGCTCCTTGCCTCCGCTATCCGTGGGCGATGTGCTCCTTTGCATGGGCGCGAGCGCTGGGCTATCGGCGGGGGTAAGCAAGGCCACAGGGAAGCCCGTGGTTGGAATCGTTGGTGACTCGACCTTCTTCCACGCCTCAATCCCGGCCCTCATAAACGCCGTCTATAATCACCATAGGTTCGTCTACGTCGTGCTGGATAACATGACGACGGCAATGACCAACTTCCAACCCCATCCCGGCTCTGGCCTCGATTCGCTTGGCAGGCCATCGAAGAGGATCCTGATAGAGGATGTGGCGAGGGGTTGCGGGGTGGAGCTCGTCAGGGTGATCGATCCCTTCGACCTGAAATCTGCAGTTGGGGCCCTTAAGGAGGCGCTGGCGTTCAAGGGCCCCTCAGTCGTAATCTTCAGGAGGGAATGTGCCATCCTAGAGGCCAAGAGGGCTGGGGGGAGGCCTTCATACGTTATTGATGAGGCCAAATGCACCCGTTGCCTCTTATGCATCAATCGCTTCGGATGCCCTGCGATAATGCTCGAGAAGGGGCCCTCCATTGATCCCTCCCTTTGCAACGGTTGCGGCTTTTGCGCCAAAGTATGCCCTCAGGGGGCCATTGGGGTGCTGGGCGATGAGGACTAG
- a CDS encoding indolepyruvate oxidoreductase subunit beta yields MRTRNVVIAGVGGQGVILFATALAKAALAIDLDASISEIHGMAQRGGSVISQVRIGGRIYSPTIPEGGADVIVGLEPLEALRALPFSNERTQVILNTKAIVPTTAFLKGQKYPELGEIIKTMERFCARILAIDAFTLARRCGSTKAQNMVVLGALAGLGALPIPPEAFEKGIATSVPKSSLELNLEAFRMGMEFTSSSKGLDITR; encoded by the coding sequence ATGAGGACTAGGAACGTAGTCATAGCGGGGGTTGGAGGCCAAGGCGTGATCCTATTTGCCACGGCGTTGGCGAAAGCCGCCTTGGCGATCGATCTCGACGCCTCGATTAGCGAGATCCACGGAATGGCCCAAAGGGGAGGCTCCGTCATTTCCCAAGTCAGGATCGGTGGAAGGATATATTCCCCCACCATACCAGAGGGCGGGGCCGACGTCATCGTCGGCTTGGAGCCCCTCGAGGCCCTTAGGGCCCTGCCTTTCTCGAACGAGCGGACGCAGGTTATTTTGAATACCAAAGCCATAGTCCCAACGACGGCCTTTCTAAAAGGCCAAAAGTACCCGGAGTTGGGGGAGATAATCAAAACCATGGAGAGGTTCTGCGCTCGCATCTTGGCGATCGATGCCTTTACCTTGGCGAGGCGCTGCGGCTCCACGAAGGCTCAGAACATGGTGGTTTTGGGGGCCTTGGCCGGCCTCGGGGCCCTTCCGATTCCCCCCGAGGCTTTCGAAAAGGGGATCGCGACATCTGTCCCGAAGAGTTCTTTGGAGCTGAACTTGGAGGCCTTCAGGATGGGGATGGAATTCACATCGAGCTCAAAAGGTTTAGATATCACCCGTTAA
- a CDS encoding AN1-type zinc finger domain-containing protein, which translates to MAKCLKCGARAELPFICSYCGGYFCIEHRLPESHECSGLTKARAPRQERPIVRPRARRLFQGFGATELKHLLVAWAVIGFCFSARALWDLKAFPIFFAVSLSTVGAGFLAHELSHKFVAQRFGCWAEFRLWRLGLLLALLLALVSMGRVVFAAPGAVYITPLGLIGPPIFAKRESALISLSGPLANISIAILFLSLGILGGEVGTLRLIGEMGFRVNLWLAAFNLLPFGIFDGSKIFEWKPWLWASMAIPAWVLALCAS; encoded by the coding sequence ATGGCTAAATGCTTGAAATGCGGCGCTAGGGCTGAGCTCCCCTTCATTTGCTCCTATTGCGGCGGATATTTTTGTATTGAGCATAGGCTCCCCGAGTCACACGAATGCTCCGGCTTGACCAAGGCTCGCGCGCCGCGTCAGGAGAGGCCGATCGTCCGCCCAAGGGCCCGACGTTTGTTCCAAGGCTTCGGGGCGACGGAGCTCAAGCACCTCTTGGTAGCTTGGGCCGTCATAGGGTTCTGCTTCTCGGCGAGGGCGCTCTGGGACCTGAAGGCGTTCCCGATATTCTTCGCGGTATCGCTGTCGACAGTCGGGGCCGGATTCTTGGCGCATGAGCTTTCCCATAAATTCGTGGCGCAAAGGTTTGGGTGCTGGGCCGAATTTAGGCTATGGAGGCTCGGCCTCCTTCTGGCGCTCCTGTTGGCCTTGGTGAGCATGGGGAGGGTGGTGTTCGCCGCCCCAGGAGCGGTTTACATAACGCCCTTGGGCCTGATCGGCCCCCCAATCTTCGCGAAGAGGGAAAGCGCCCTCATATCACTCTCCGGACCATTGGCGAACATATCGATCGCGATCCTATTCCTATCCCTTGGCATTTTGGGCGGCGAGGTAGGGACTCTCCGCTTGATCGGGGAGATGGGATTTCGGGTGAATCTATGGTTAGCAGCGTTTAACCTATTGCCCTTCGGGATCTTCGATGGGAGCAAGATATTCGAGTGGAAGCCATGGCTTTGGGCCTCAATGGCTATCCCCGCTTGGGTTCTAGCGCTTTGCGCCTCCTAA
- a CDS encoding translation elongation factor-like protein, producing the protein MSEGKTEIGRVTNFYSKIGVAVIELLAPLNVGDRILFRGKNTNFEQIAESMQIEHKPVQRAEAGQSVGLKVRERVRPGDVVYK; encoded by the coding sequence ATGTCCGAGGGGAAGACAGAGATAGGGAGGGTGACCAATTTCTATTCCAAAATAGGCGTGGCCGTGATAGAGCTATTGGCTCCGCTCAACGTCGGCGATAGGATCCTATTCAGGGGCAAGAATACGAACTTTGAACAGATCGCCGAATCGATGCAGATCGAACACAAGCCCGTCCAAAGGGCCGAGGCCGGCCAATCGGTCGGACTCAAGGTCAGGGAGCGCGTGCGCCCCGGCGATGTAGTCTACAAATAA
- a CDS encoding MBL fold metallo-hydrolase, producing the protein MRIAILGTNGVYATETGNTSCILLDAEECCVILDAGDGIYKAKGYLEGRGPTHIFLSHFHLDHIIGLHLLDEFKFKDPLRIYGKRGARRILNLIINEPFSRPLAELPYEVVIEELDEGWHEYPFHFSCRLLPHKDPSLGYRLELDGRAIAYCTDTGPHENILELAKDADAFISECALRPGRTSEDWPHMNPETAAKIAKMANARLLILTHFNASEYRTMEERDEAGDRAREIFENTIVAVDGMELDL; encoded by the coding sequence ATGAGGATCGCAATCTTGGGGACAAATGGTGTATATGCCACGGAAACCGGCAATACCTCGTGCATACTCCTCGATGCCGAGGAATGTTGCGTGATCCTAGATGCCGGCGATGGCATTTATAAAGCCAAAGGATATCTAGAGGGGAGGGGGCCGACCCATATCTTCTTGAGTCATTTCCACTTGGACCACATCATTGGCCTCCACCTCCTCGACGAGTTCAAATTCAAGGATCCATTACGAATATATGGGAAGAGGGGTGCGAGGAGGATCTTGAATTTGATCATAAATGAGCCGTTCTCGAGGCCCTTAGCGGAGCTCCCGTACGAGGTCGTCATAGAGGAGCTGGACGAAGGATGGCACGAATACCCATTCCACTTCTCTTGCAGGCTCCTTCCTCATAAGGATCCATCGCTCGGGTATAGGCTCGAGCTGGATGGTAGGGCAATAGCGTATTGTACGGACACGGGCCCTCATGAGAACATCTTAGAACTCGCCAAGGATGCGGACGCATTCATCTCGGAGTGCGCCCTGAGGCCGGGTCGCACCAGCGAAGATTGGCCGCATATGAATCCAGAGACGGCAGCCAAGATCGCCAAGATGGCAAACGCAAGGCTATTGATCTTGACTCATTTCAACGCATCCGAATATAGGACGATGGAGGAGAGGGATGAGGCGGGAGATAGGGCTAGGGAGATATTCGAAAATACTATCGTAGCCGTCGATGGGATGGAGCTGGATCTATGA